In Plasmodium malariae genome assembly, chromosome: 11, the following proteins share a genomic window:
- the PmUG01_11015000 gene encoding Plasmodium exported protein, unknown function, whose translation MMAQTNKLSFINIFAFTILVFVCHYSYETNTFGKLCITNINQNNTSNIRASRLLYSETDIDFNKRYNYLKKNALKIVNEDEYNFGNKLNTLLGNFYLPKEFKTLLFDEKVQKSLNSKEFMYDIESSSDSLKFDDYRDIGSVELKEKHIQKKKCKSKKKSTSSSIFSSLKILDSIYERNIEKLFGTENKKSNKYNGISGGSSIKYMFKVFSPIIIGTAIIFIFALMKWFPAIAVPIILTILASIYICVKVLKVLYKSINKS comes from the exons ATGATGgcacaaacaaataaattatccTTTATAAACATCTTCGCATTTACCATATTAGTATTTGTATGCCACTATTCCTATGAA ACAAATACATTTGGAAAATTATGCATTACGAATATTAACCAAAATAATACATCAAACATAAGAGCAAGCAGATTATTATATTCGGAAACAGATATAGATTTCAACAAAAGATAcaattacttaaaaaaaaatgcattaaaaatagtaaatgaagacgaatataattttggaaataaattaaatacattactgggtaatttttatttaccaaaagaatttaaaacattattGTTTGATGAAAAAGTTCAAAAATCATTAAATTCAAAGGAATTTATGTATGATATTGAAAGTTCCAGtgattcattaaaatttgaTGATTATCGTGATATAGGATCTGtggaattaaaagaaaaacatattcaaaaaaaaaaatgcaagtcaaaaaaaaaaagtacgtCATCATCTATATTTTCATCTTTGAAGATATTAGATTCAATATATGAaagaaatatagaaaaactATTTGGAactgaaaataaaaaatcaaacaAATATAATGGTATATCTGGAGGAAGTAGTATTAAATACATGTTTAAGGTTTTTTCTCCAATTATAATAGGTACAGCTATCATATTCATATTTGCTTTAATGAAATGGTTTCCAGCTATTGCAGTTCCAATTATATTAACTATTTTAgcatcaatatatatttgcgtTAAAGTACTGAAAGTTCTTTATAAGAGTATTAACAAGTCATAG